A window of the Juglans microcarpa x Juglans regia isolate MS1-56 chromosome 5D, Jm3101_v1.0, whole genome shotgun sequence genome harbors these coding sequences:
- the LOC121264164 gene encoding nudix hydrolase 2-like: MSESGTQQVFGETESSLLTAVNDEFGGVIVEMAPQQHPMDAAAFGSVLRASIYHWREQGKKGVWLKLPIELVNLVEPAVKVGFWYHHAEPTYLMLAYWIPGGVHTLPANASHRVSIGAFIMNDKKEVLVVQEKNGAFPGTEVWKFPKGAVDEGEDIFATAVREVKEETGVDSEFVEVLAFRQSHKFFFEKSDLFFICMMRPLSFDIQKQESEIHAAEWMPFEEYAAQPFVQREELMKYINSIFLEKIDSTYSGFSPVPITSSFSDEKSYLYFNTSRP; this comes from the exons ATGTCGGAGTCTGGGACGCAGCAGGTGTTTGGTGAAACGGAAAGTTCCCTACTAACTGCGGTGAATGATGAGTTTGGAGGGGTAATTGTGGAAATGGCGCCCCAGCAGCACCCCATGGACGCTGCTGCCTTCGGCTCTGTGCTTAGAGCTTCCATTTATCATTGGAGAGAGCAg GGGAAGAAGGGAGTTTGGTTGAAATTACCCATTGAGCTAGTCAATCTAGTCGAACCTGCTGTTAAG GTAGGATTCTGGTACCACCACGCGGAGCCGACATACTTGATGCTCGCATATTGGATTCCAGGTGGAGTACATACTCTTCCTGCGAATGCCAGCCACCGAGTGAGTATTGGTGCATTTATTATGAACGACAAAAAAGAG GTGCTAGTGGTCCAAGAAAAGAATGGGGCTTTCCCGGGGACAGAAGTCTGGAAGTTCCCCAAAGGAGCTGTCGATGAG GGGGAAGATATCTTTGCAACCGCAGTGAGAGAAGTTAAAGAAGAGACTGGA GTCGACTCAGAATTTGTTGAAGTACTAGCATTCAG ACAAAGCCACAAGTTCTTCTTTGAGAAGTCGGATTTATTCTTTATTTGCATGATGAGACCCCTTTCCTTTGACATCCAGAAACAGGAATCAGAGATACATGCAGCTgag TGGATGCCATTCGAGGAATATGCAGCACAGCCATTCGTCCAAAGAGAAGAGCTTATGAAGTATATAAACAGtatatttttggaaaagatTGATAGCACGTATTCTGGGTTTTCTCCGGTGCCAATAACATCAAGTTTTTCTGATGAAAAGagctatttgtattttaatacaTCGAGGCCTTAA